The nucleotide sequence ACTATGATGCCGGGTTTTTGTATGATTATGTAAATAATCTTATTGCAAACGAAGGTTATACTTCCTGTATCACAGGATATATTGATTATATTTCAGAAAACTATTCAGCATCTTTATATTTGGTAGAGAAAGATGCCGAAGATAGGCAAGTATGCAAGTTTAACAGGGAGGCTTTGCTTCTCCCTAACTCAGGTAGATAAAAGGTAAGAAAATGGATAATTTAATTGAGAAATTAAAACAAGAAATTGTAGAGCATCTTAATCTTGAACATCTTAAAGCCGAAGAAATAGATGCGGAAGCACCATTGTTTGGTGATGGTGTGGGACTGGACTCTATTGATGCGCTTGAGCTAATTGTTCTTTTGGAGAAAAATTATGGTATTAAAATTACCAGTGCTGAAGAAGGTAAAGAGGTATTTCAGTCGGTATCTGCCATGGCTAGCTATATTGAAAGCAAGAAAAGCTAATAATGTCTACTAAAGTATATATAACAGGGTTTGGGATAATTTCGTCTTTAGGAAATGGCTCTAAGGAGAACTTGAGGATGCTGTGCAAAGGCAGCTCAGGAATTGCTTTGCCTCAATATTTGCCTACAGCCTATAAAGATGAAATGGTGGTTGGTGAGGTTAAGTATTCTAATGAAGAATTGAAGGAGTTAGCAGGCTTATCTAACGGAAAAACTTCAAGAACTAACATGCTAGGGTTGGTAGCTGTGAAAGAAGCACTTGTGATGGCCGGTTTGACCCAGACGCAGTGCCGTGAAGCAGGGTTGATAAACGGAACCTCTGTGGCAGGGATGGATATTTCAGAGCAATATTATAGCAGTGCTCGAAAAGGTGAAAATTTAGACTATACTGCCGCTTTTGGAGGACACGATTGTGGTGCTGGAACGGAGCTTATTGCAGACCGATGTCACCTGGAAGGTTTTATAAGTACCATTAGTACGGCGTGTTCTTCTTCTGCCAATTCAATTATGCTTGCTGCAAGGAAGATCAAGGCTGGTACCCATGACTGCATTGTTGCTGGTGGTTCTGATGCTTTGTCTATTTTTACGTTAAATGGCTTTAACGCTTTAAAGATTTTGGACCGTGAACTGTGCCGGCCTTTTGATGTAAGCCGGGCAGGCTTAAACCTTGGTGAAGGTGCTGCCTATCTCGTTTTAGAGTCTGAAAAAAGCGTAGAGCGTAGAAAAGCAAAAGTGTTTGCAGAACTTTGCGGGTATGGCAATGCCAACGATGCTTACCATCAAACCGCTTCTTCTCCAGAAGGAAGAGGGGCAGCACTGGCCATCAAAAAAGCATTGGAGGTATCAGGTATTAAAATAGGAGCCATTGACTATATTAATGCACATGGTACAGGCACTTCAAACAATGATATGTCAGAAAGCATGGCTTTAAAAGACATCTTTGTAGATAACGTTCCTGCCTATAGTTCTACCAAGTCGTTCACGGGGCATACATTAGGAGCCGCAGGTGCTATTGAAGCTGTTTTTTCCGTTATGGCAATTCATTATAACTTGAAATTTCAAAACCTGAACCTTACCACTCCTATGGACGTCCTTCCTCAAGCACCGTTATATGCATTGGAGGAAAATCAGCAAGTAAACTGTGTATTGTCAAATTCGTTTGGCTTTGGAGGGAATTGCACATCTTTAATTTTTTCAGGCCTATGAAAGTTTATATTACCGGCGTTTCTGCTATTTCTCCTCAGCATACTTTCGATGAAGATAATTACTTGAGCGAATTCGTAGCCCCTAAGGATTATTTTCAGGTTTTAGAACCCAGCTACAACGACTTTATTCCTCCTATGCAAGCCAGAAGGATGTCTAAAGTTGTTAAGATGAGCATTGCTACGGCTAAAAAATCCTTGGTAAGTGCAGGTGTAGAACAACCAGAAGCAATTATCGTTGGAACAGGTTTGGGTTGTCTTAATGATACGGAGAAGTTTCTGAACAACATTATCGACCATGGAGAAACCTTGCTTTCTCCAACCTCCTTTATACAATCTACGCATAATACCATTGCAGGGCAGGTTGCTCTTTTATTGACGTGCCCTAGTTATAACTTTACATATTCCCAGCGTATACATTCTTTTGAAAATGCTTTACAAGATGCTGTTATGCAGTTGGAAGAAGGGTGCAGTAATGTTCTGGTAGGTGGTGCAGACGAGCTGATTCCAGGGGTTGCCAATATTCTCACGCAAATAGGTTGCTTTTCAAAAGCTTCCTCTAAAGAAAAATTCTTGCCTGTACCAGGAGAAGGCGCTGCTTTTTTTGTACTATCAAAACATAAAACACCGTCTGCTTTTGCTTGCATTGATGGTGTAAAAACGGCTTATGGACGTAAGTCTAAGCCTGAGGTACAAGAAGAAATTTTAGAATTCCTGAAGAATAACAACTCCTCAATCCAAGATGTTGATGTGGTGATGCTTGGGTATAATGGTAACACCAAGGAAGATGAAACGTACCATAAGCTAGTCGCTGACTTGTTTAGTGATAAAGCAATTATACATTATAAAAACTTATGTGGTGAGTATTTTACCGCTCCCTCTTTCGGTTATCACCTTGCTGCTAAAATGCTTCAAAGGCAAGAAGTGTTTAAGGAAACTTTAGTGAAAGGTTCAAGCCCAAAAAAGCTCAATAAGGTGTTGTTTTATAATGTTTATAAAGATAAGTATCATTCTTTGGGACTAATATCAAAATGCTGAATTTTAGGGTTATATCTATATTGCTTTTTAGCATTGCTATTTTAGTTACTATTCTCGATATTTTCTTTGTTGATATCCACTATTCAGTCTATATTTTGATTCTTGTCTTTTATTCAGGGCTTGTGATAGGAGGGGCTTTTCTTATTGGCATGAATTTTTTTGTTAGGGCAGTTAATTCTTTTGTGACAGATAAAAAGGAAATTGCACTGACCTTTGATGATGGGCCTTCTGCTTTATATACACCTAAAGTGCTGGATTTGCTCAATAAGTACGATGCAAAAGGAACTTTTTTTTGTATAGGTAAAAGCTTGGAAAGCGAAAGGGTACTTGCAGAAAGGATCTTAAAGGAAGGTCATTTGATTGGGAACCATACGTATGGACACAGCCCTTTTTTCCCGTTTTACAGGAAGAAAAGGGTAGTGGAGGAAATATCTCGAACCAATAATATCATTCAAGAAATATCTGGTAAAGCGCCTCTCGCCTTTAGACCGCCGTATGGAATAACAAATCCATCTATTGCAGGAGCAATAAATCACTTGGGAATGAAAGTTTTTGGCTGGAATATTCGTTCTTTTGATACTACAGCAAAGGATTTTCGGAAAGTTGTAAAGAGGGTTACTGCTCAAATTAAGCCTGGCGCTATTATTTTACTGCATGACAATAGACCTGATATAGCCAAAATTCTGGAAGAGGTTTTATTGTTTGCTGAAAAAAATAACTATAGATGTACACTGATTCCCCATATGCAAGAATGAAAAAGACAGGATTATTAACCTTATTTCTATGCTTTACGGTTTGGCTATCAGCTTTTGCCCAAGAACGGGGTTTTTCACCAATGCAAGATGTTGATTCCTTTAAGAAAGGCCTTGAAGCAGTGGCTACATCTACAAAAACAATAAAAGCTTCTTTTCAACAAGAAAAGTATCTTGCTATCCTTTCTGATAAAATTCAATCAGAGGGACTTATTCGATTTAAGCAACCAGGTTTTTTGCGGTGGGAGTACAATGAGCCGTTTGAATATTCTATTGTATTAAATGGGAAAGAAGTTATTGTCAAGGATCAGGGAAAGTCCAATACGATGGATCTAAGCGGTAGCAAATCCTTTAAAGAGATAAATGAGCTAATTGTCAATAGCATTCAAGGAAATGTGCTTGATGATGAAAAGTTTGATATCGAGTTTTTACAATCTGAAGACTTTTACCTCACCAAGCTTGTTCCAAAAGAAGCGCAGATGGCAAAGTTTGTCGCAGGAATAAATGTATACTTTGACAAAAAAGACTACGCTGTATCTAAGGTGAAACTGAAAGAAGATGGAGGAGATTACACTTTGATTTCTTTTTTTGATAAGAAAATGAATGAAGCTATTGCAGATGAAGTTTTTTCTAACCAATAAGATATGTTCGATTATAGTAATTTTTTGCTTATTTTTCGGATGCAAGACTTCGAAGCACTACAGTTTGCCTGATCCTTATATTACACTTCTGAATAAAGGGCTGGTTTATAATGCGACATTTAATTACAAAGAGAGTCAAGTCAGTGGGCTTCTGGTATTGAAGAGGACCGGAGTTTCTTCTTATCATGTGGTTATGCTTTCAAAACCTGGGCCTACGCTCATGGAGTTTACCTTAGATCAGGATGGGCTGACATGGATCAAAACTTTTGAGAGGCTGGAAGAAAAGAAGTTGACGAAATTGATTGAAAATGACTTTAGGATGCTTTTGCTGGATGTGTTGGAAAATCCTTCTAAAGTAAAAAAGGTCAAGACGGAAAATGACAAAACTATATTCAAAATGGCCGACGGTACCAGGCTGAAAGTCGATAATACAGCCAATAGGGTATTAACAGCTCAAAATAAATCTTTTCTTAATTTCATTTCTACCAAAGCCACCTTTAGCTATAGAGAAAATGAAATACCTCAAACGATTTTTTTAGCGCATAATATTATGAATTTAAGTCTTGAATTAGAACTTTTACCAAAATGATACTTAAAGATAATTTATATAAAATTTCTTCTATAGATGTAGAAGATGAAAACTACAAGATAGAAGTTCTTTTAGATGCGGGGCATGAAATTTTTAAAGGACACTTTCCCGAACAGCCTGTGTTGCCTGGCGTTTGCTTGTTGGAGATGCTTAAGGAGCTGATTTCAGAGGTAAAGGGCAAAGCTTATCGGCTAAAAGAAGCAGGTAATATCAAATACTTGAAACTTGTTGACCCGCGTAATGATCCGAAATTAACCTTGCTTATACATGCAAAAGAAGGGGAGGCGGGGCTTACAGTCAATGCCAGTTCCCTGCTTTCTGGAGGTGATACTAATTTTAAAATAAAAGCCACTTTTTCCTGATGGAGTTTAGCAAAAGGTTTGCCCAGCTAAAGTGTTGTGTCATTATACCTACCTATAATAATGAAAAAACGCTAAAAGGGGTTATTGATGATGTGCTGGAGTATACGGGTGATGTAATTGTGGTGAATGATGGGGCAACCGACCGGACTTCCGAAATTTTAAATAATTATTCAGGCAGATTTGACCTGGTTTGTCATGATAAAAACCTGGGAAAGGGAATGGCATTGCGCAATGGTTTTAAGCATGCACTTGAAAAGGGATATCGTTATGCGATAACCATTGATAGCGATGGCCAGCATTTTGCTTCAGACCTGCCAAGTTTTTTGGATGAAATAGAAAAAGAGCCTGAGTGCCTGTTGATAGGTGCGCGAAATATGAACCAAGAGCATGTTCCTGGAAAAAGCTCTTTTGGGAATAAGTTTTCTAATTTTTGGTTTAAAGTGGAAACGGGCATAAGTCTAGAAGATACACAATCAGGGTTCCGTCTGTACCCCATTTATCAGCTTAAGGATTTAAAGTACCTTACCCGTAAATTTGAATTCGAGGTCGAAGTTATTGTTAAAGCTGCATGGAAAGGTGTTAAGGTTAAAAACATACCTATCAAGGTGCATTATGAAGCAGAAAGGGTCACGCATTTCCGTCCTTTTAAAGATTTTACAAGGATCAGCATTCTTAATACTTGGCTCGTTACATTGGCTTTGTTATATTATATCCCACGTAGGTTCATCAAGTCTCTCACGAAGAAGAACATAAACCATTTCATAAAAAAAAACTTCTTTGACAAAAATGAATCTTTGCATAGGAAGGCTTTGTCAATAGGCTTTGGCGTTTTTATGGGAATATTTCCTATTTGGGGTTATCAGATAATAGTTGGCCTTGCTGTTGCCCATTTCTTAAAATTAAATAAGGCTCTTGTTGTAGTTGCTTCTCATATTAGCATTCCTCCTGCTATTCCATTGATTATATACGCTAGTTATTACACTGGCAGTTTTTTAGTTAAAAACCCTCAGAATGATATCTTTTTTGTACAGGGTTTTTCTTATGAGAATGTTTCGGGCAACCTTTTACAGTATATTACAGGGGCAGTTGCCTTATCACTAATTGCCGGAGCTTTGAGTGCACTGTTGGTTTACTTCGCTTTATCTTTTAAAAGAAA is from Cytophagaceae bacterium ABcell3 and encodes:
- a CDS encoding phosphopantetheine-binding protein encodes the protein MDNLIEKLKQEIVEHLNLEHLKAEEIDAEAPLFGDGVGLDSIDALELIVLLEKNYGIKITSAEEGKEVFQSVSAMASYIESKKS
- a CDS encoding beta-ketoacyl-[acyl-carrier-protein] synthase family protein gives rise to the protein MSTKVYITGFGIISSLGNGSKENLRMLCKGSSGIALPQYLPTAYKDEMVVGEVKYSNEELKELAGLSNGKTSRTNMLGLVAVKEALVMAGLTQTQCREAGLINGTSVAGMDISEQYYSSARKGENLDYTAAFGGHDCGAGTELIADRCHLEGFISTISTACSSSANSIMLAARKIKAGTHDCIVAGGSDALSIFTLNGFNALKILDRELCRPFDVSRAGLNLGEGAAYLVLESEKSVERRKAKVFAELCGYGNANDAYHQTASSPEGRGAALAIKKALEVSGIKIGAIDYINAHGTGTSNNDMSESMALKDIFVDNVPAYSSTKSFTGHTLGAAGAIEAVFSVMAIHYNLKFQNLNLTTPMDVLPQAPLYALEENQQVNCVLSNSFGFGGNCTSLIFSGL
- a CDS encoding beta-ketoacyl synthase chain length factor, giving the protein MKVYITGVSAISPQHTFDEDNYLSEFVAPKDYFQVLEPSYNDFIPPMQARRMSKVVKMSIATAKKSLVSAGVEQPEAIIVGTGLGCLNDTEKFLNNIIDHGETLLSPTSFIQSTHNTIAGQVALLLTCPSYNFTYSQRIHSFENALQDAVMQLEEGCSNVLVGGADELIPGVANILTQIGCFSKASSKEKFLPVPGEGAAFFVLSKHKTPSAFACIDGVKTAYGRKSKPEVQEEILEFLKNNNSSIQDVDVVMLGYNGNTKEDETYHKLVADLFSDKAIIHYKNLCGEYFTAPSFGYHLAAKMLQRQEVFKETLVKGSSPKKLNKVLFYNVYKDKYHSLGLISKC
- a CDS encoding polysaccharide deacetylase family protein → MLNFRVISILLFSIAILVTILDIFFVDIHYSVYILILVFYSGLVIGGAFLIGMNFFVRAVNSFVTDKKEIALTFDDGPSALYTPKVLDLLNKYDAKGTFFCIGKSLESERVLAERILKEGHLIGNHTYGHSPFFPFYRKKRVVEEISRTNNIIQEISGKAPLAFRPPYGITNPSIAGAINHLGMKVFGWNIRSFDTTAKDFRKVVKRVTAQIKPGAIILLHDNRPDIAKILEEVLLFAEKNNYRCTLIPHMQE
- a CDS encoding outer membrane lipoprotein carrier protein LolA, which codes for MKKTGLLTLFLCFTVWLSAFAQERGFSPMQDVDSFKKGLEAVATSTKTIKASFQQEKYLAILSDKIQSEGLIRFKQPGFLRWEYNEPFEYSIVLNGKEVIVKDQGKSNTMDLSGSKSFKEINELIVNSIQGNVLDDEKFDIEFLQSEDFYLTKLVPKEAQMAKFVAGINVYFDKKDYAVSKVKLKEDGGDYTLISFFDKKMNEAIADEVFSNQ
- a CDS encoding 3-hydroxyacyl-ACP dehydratase, producing the protein MILKDNLYKISSIDVEDENYKIEVLLDAGHEIFKGHFPEQPVLPGVCLLEMLKELISEVKGKAYRLKEAGNIKYLKLVDPRNDPKLTLLIHAKEGEAGLTVNASSLLSGGDTNFKIKATFS
- a CDS encoding DUF2062 domain-containing protein, coding for MEFSKRFAQLKCCVIIPTYNNEKTLKGVIDDVLEYTGDVIVVNDGATDRTSEILNNYSGRFDLVCHDKNLGKGMALRNGFKHALEKGYRYAITIDSDGQHFASDLPSFLDEIEKEPECLLIGARNMNQEHVPGKSSFGNKFSNFWFKVETGISLEDTQSGFRLYPIYQLKDLKYLTRKFEFEVEVIVKAAWKGVKVKNIPIKVHYEAERVTHFRPFKDFTRISILNTWLVTLALLYYIPRRFIKSLTKKNINHFIKKNFFDKNESLHRKALSIGFGVFMGIFPIWGYQIIVGLAVAHFLKLNKALVVVASHISIPPAIPLIIYASYYTGSFLVKNPQNDIFFVQGFSYENVSGNLLQYITGAVALSLIAGALSALLVYFALSFKRNISKSGSKVV